GTCGGCGACGATGCTGGGCAAGCCGTTGGGGATGTGGCTCGCGAATGTGCGGCGACCCGGCACGCTGGAGGGCCATCCCGAATGGAAGACAGCCCTGGAAGCCGTCGACGAGGACTGGAACCCGGAGTGGCCGGCCGAATGGCAACGCCACTACGCCGCACTGCGCGAACTCGTACGCGACGAAGAAGGCCAAGCCGGCGCGGTGGAAGTCCTGCCCGGCGTCACCGTCCACGGCATGGACATCGGGAAGTGGTTGGCCCGGCAGCGGACGCCGAAGGTCTGGGAGGGCCTGACGGACGGGCAGCGCGAGCGCATGGAACAACTCGGCATCACACCGCTCGCCCCGGCCCCGGAGCCGGAGGCACCCGCGAAGCCGTCCACGACGCCCGTGGGGGCCTTCGAGCGGGGTGTAGCGGCCCTGGCACGGTACAAGGCCCGGGAGGGCTCCGTGACCGTCCCACGGGGGCACGTAGAGCGACTGGAAGACGGAACCGAAGTCCGACTCGGAGTGTGGATCATGAACCAGAAGGGCCGCCGCGCCAAGCTGACCACCGACAAACTCACCGCACTCGCCGACCTCGGCCTCAACTGGGCGGAATCCTGACGCTGTTGGGCCGCTCCCGGACGCTTTGTACGACCCGGGGTCTTTCGTTGGCCCGGGCCAGCGGCATTGCACTGGAGTGCGTGTAGGCACTGGGATCCCGGGTCGCTCCCCGCTCGGGCTATGTGGCGACCGCGGCCTTCTCGTAGAGAGCGAAGCCGTGGCGGAGCATCCGGACGGAAAGCTCGGTGGCTCGCGGCGGAACGTCGGTGTTGCTGGTGAGCTTGGCCAGGTTCACATTGCCAGGGGACGGCGCTGGGCCGATCACCGCGGCACGCTCGAGGCCATCGCGTGGAAGTACCGCGCCAACTCGCCCTGGCGGGACACCCCCGAGGAGCTCGGCTCGTTCCAGACGGCCCATAAGCGGCTGATCAGGTGGGCCGTCGACGGCACATGGGAGAAGATCTTCGCCGCCGTCCTCGCCGCAGCGGTTGCCGTCGACGACATCGGCTGGACCGTAGTGCTCACTAATCGGACAGACACATCCGATCAACTGACCGACCCATCAAAGAGACACGCTCTAGCGGTGTTTGCAGGCCGCAGGAAGGTCCGGGACGGCTGTGGGCTGGGCGGAGTACTTGCCTATGGTGAGTCCCCGCATGAGTGCACCTTCGAGGCTGACAGCACGGTCACGAGCTGTTCGCGCTCTTCCGGCGTTCCTTTGTCTGCGTGCTCAAGGACTCAGATCAAAATGAGGTCTTCAGGCGTCGCCGGCAGATGATCGCGCAGCCGAGGGTGAGGAAGGCTTGGTGGATGTCGGTGCGGATCTGCCAACGGAGGCGCAGTCGGCGGAACCAGTGCAGGAGGGCGAGGGCTGCTTCCACGACCCATCGGCTCTTGCCCAGTCCGCTGCCGTGCCCGGTGCCGCGGCGGGCGATGCGCGGGCGGATGCCCAGCTCGCGGACCTGGCGGCGGTAGATGTCGTGGTCGTGGCCGCGGTCCGCGTAGAGCACATCGGGGCGCCGGCGGGGTCGCCCGCGCTTGCCGCGGATCGGTGGCACGGCGTGGATCAGGGGCAGGAGCTGGGTGACGTCGTTGCGGTTGCCGCCGGTCACGGTGGCGGCCAGCGGGATGCCGTGGGCGTCGACGATGACGTGGTGCTTGCTGCCGGTCTTGCCCCGGTCTACCGGTGAACGCCCGGTGGCGTCCCCGCCCTTCAGGGCCCGCAGGTGGGAGCCGTCGACGGAGACGCGGGACAGGTCGAGGATGTCGCCGGCGCGCAGTTCGGCGAGCAGAAGCTCGTGCAACTGCTGCCACACTCCCGTCTCATTCCAGTCGCGCAGCCGCCGCCAGCAGGTCATCCCGGAGCCGAAGCCCAGCTCCTGCGGCAGGACCTCCCACCGGATCCCGGTGTACAGCACGAACAGGATCCTGCACATGACTTTGCGCTGCTCAAGCCGCATGCGTCCGGGGTGACGGCAGCGCCGCGCCACCACCGGCAGTAACGGCTCGATCCGCTCCCACAACCCGTCCTCGATCTCCCACGGCTTGCGCGTGCCCGCCCCCGTACCCGTACCCGCTTGCACTCTCGTATCGGCGAGGAGAGGGCAGACTGAGGGATGCTCATTCCGTTGGGCCCGTGGCGTCGGGCTGCCCTTCCCGTGTGAACCAAGGTCCGCGGTCCAGGCGGTCCTGCACGACTTCGCGCGCGTCGGGGTCGGCGAGGCGGTCGGCGAGGCGCTGGGCGCGGGCTTTGAGTTCCCTCGCGTCCGGGGTGCCGGTGGCGGCGGCCGTCCGGGCCCGGACCTCGGTGGCGAAGGCCCGGTCCCAGTCGGTGAAGTCATCCGGGTGCTCGGCGATCAACTCCGCGTAGCGCGGGGCGTGGTGGGCGGCAACCTGAGGGCGGCCCATGGCCAGGGCAGTCTGGGCAATGGTGTATTCGCCGCGGCCGTGGTGGGCCGGGGTGCCCGCCTCCAGCCAGTGGTAACACGCCGCGTAGGCCTGGTAGAGGGCCCGGTCCTGCTCGGCGCGCGAGGTGTCCGGGGGTGAGGTCGAAGAGCAGGCCCCCGAGCGCGTGGTTGAGCTCGACGGCGAACCCATGGGTGCAGATCACGTGCGCGCGGTTGGCGGTTACCGAACGCAAAGACCACGTCCTGCCAGCGGGCGAAGCCGTGTTCGCGGGCGATGACATGCTGCGCGTCGCGTATGGAGAAATCGACCGGGTCGACCGGGCCGGTCTTGGCCGCGCGCTCGGCGGCACCGGGCTTACTGCCCTGGACGGCCAGGCGCAGGTCCTTGGCCTGGTTGCGCAACTGCCCCAGGTCGGCCAGGGCGGGAAGGGCGGGGGTGGTACCGGTCACAGCAATGTACCTCCAGGTCACGGCCCACAGGCAGCCTCGCCCTCCCGGCCATCGCCACCACCGGCACCCTGCACTTCACCCACGTCCTGCACCACAGCGACACCCACAAGGCCCTCGCCCTGACCACACTCACCGCCGGCTGCGACGCCGTCATCACCATCTGCCGCACCTGGCAAAAGACCACCGCACCCGCGCAGCACAGCGCCACCCAGGCCCGCCCGGCCACCTGACCCGCTCAAGCTGGCAGACACAGTCCGCCAGCTCGCCCCTCCAGCGCTCCGTCTGCTCGCCGCCATCCGGTGTGACTATTGATGTACAGGGCTGAGACCGGCTCCGCCCTATGAGCCCGCTGACCAACCCATAAAGGTCACGGGAGGCACTATGAGGAGTTCTCGCACTGCTTGGAAAATCAAAGCTGCAGCGTTCGTCGGCATTCTGACCCTCGTCGGCGGCTGTAACAGCTATGCGTCATCCAAGCCGTCGGAGACGAGGACCCACGCCTCAACACAGATAGCCGCCTCTTCAGCTCCCACGGTGAGACTCCCCACGAGTGACCAA
This portion of the Streptomyces canus genome encodes:
- a CDS encoding IS5 family transposase, with the protein product MEDGLWERIEPLLPVVARRCRHPGRMRLEQRKVMCRILFVLYTGIRWEVLPQELGFGSGMTCWRRLRDWNETGVWQQLHELLLAELRAGDILDLSRVSVDGSHLRALKGGDATGRSPVDRGKTGSKHHVIVDAHGIPLAATVTGGNRNDVTQLLPLIHAVPPIRGKRGRPRRRPDVLYADRGHDHDIYRRQVRELGIRPRIARRGTGHGSGLGKSRWVVEAALALLHWFRRLRLRWQIRTDIHQAFLTLGCAIICRRRLKTSF